Part of the Henckelia pumila isolate YLH828 chromosome 2, ASM3356847v2, whole genome shotgun sequence genome is shown below.
GGAGCCATTCGATATGGTGACTTTGAGATAGGTGCAGCACCGGGTACCAAATTAATCTCAAATTTCACTTCGCGGTCAGGAATTACTCCAGGGATTTCTTCAGGGAACACATCCGGAAACTCTTGTACTACCGGAATCTCTTCTAATTCAAGTGTAACTTCTTCCTTTACTTCTCCTACCACGGTTAGGTATACTTATTCTACACTATTCATAGCTTTCCAAGTTTGAGAAGGAGATAAAAGAGACTTCTCCTCCTTGACTTTGCCATGATAAATGACTTCGTCGAGGTTTGAAGCTCTCAGTTTGACATTCTTCATGCGACAATCTACTAATTCATGGTTATTTTCCATCCAATCCAATCCTAGAATGGCATCGAATTCTACCATGTTTAGTTGAATCAGTTCAGCTTGAAATATGTGTTCATTGATGCCAATTTTGCAATCTCGGTGTACCATATGTGTTTCAATTGTTTTACTAATAGGATTTGCTACTCTAAAAGGTTCCACCAGTACTTCAGGAATAAATCCTAAATTCTTAGCAAACCTCTAGATATAAAAGAATGTGTAGCACCATAATCAAAAAATACATAAGCAGGAGATTGGTTGATTAAGATGGTACCTGCCACGATATCGTTTGTTTTCTCTGCCTCATCTTGAGTTATGGCAAACACACGTGCGTTAGGATTATTCTCCTTGTGCTCCTTTGGTTTGTTGGATGTAGCATCAACATTTGACCTTGTCCCTCTCTTCAATGGCTCGGGACATTCAGCAATTCGGTGTCCAAACTTCCCACAATTAAAACATGCTCTAGACTTCTTTCGACATTCTCCAAGATGATGGGTATTTTAGGTGGGGCAAATCTTGGCTTCTTGATAGTTGAAGCTAGCAGAAGTGTTCTTGGTTACCCCACTAGCCTGATTGGGTTTCTTGAACGGTTTCTTTCCTTGAGAAGATTGACCAAAGAGAGGTCTCTTACTCTTGTTCTCTTCTTCCCTTCTTTTGATGTCGGTCTCAGCTCGTATCGCGGCTCCCATTAAATCAACAAAGCTTGTAGGCTGGTAGACTGCTAAAGCTGTTTGAATACGATTGTTCAAACCCCGTTTGAAACTGTGCATCTTCAGGATATCATCAGACATAATAGTAGGAGCATATGCCCCGAGTGAGTTGAATTTTGAGGTGTATTCAACCACTGACATATCCAGAGCTTGAGTGCAATTTTCAAACTCACTCAAATTCTGTAGTCTGAATTCAGCCGGATAGTACTGCTTCAAGAATACGTCCCTGAATTGTCGCCATGTAATTGGACCAGCTGCTATCATAGCTGGCGAGACTGCCTCCCACCACTTGGATGTTTTTTCCTCCAAAAAGGGTGTCACtacatccaccttaaactcGTCAGGGATTTCGAGTAGGAAAAGTTGTGTCACAATATTCTTGAGCCAGTTTTGGCCGACCTCTAGGTCTGGATCTCCTTTGAAACTTTGGGCTCGATTCTTCCTCAGTGACTCATATTGGTATTTGACCCCATGTACTTGAGGTCCCATCGGTGGTGGCGGATTGGCATTGGAATTTGGATTTGCCAACCCATGTATTGTGTTAGCCACAATGGCTGCTATGGCCATCAAATCAGCATTATTTAAGCCTAATCATGGTGGAGGTAGTgggggcggcggcggcggcggcggcggcggcggagtGTTCCCTTCATTGTCGTCGTTGCAATTTCTGTAGTGTGGGTTACTGTTGTTGCGTACTGGTCTTCCGTCCATGTCCTACAAGCGCGTAAAGTTTCTAAGATTCTGATAGAGTTATGTATTAGAAGCATAATTGAACAAGTTGGACACATGAATAAGCAAATATTATTCATGGAATTTTAGAATTGGAAATAACAACTGAATTGGAACAACAACTAACAATTCCATTGGAAATTAAAACAACTACTGAATTGGAAATAAGCGACAAAGAAACATAGCTGAGTAACGACGAAGGCATCCATACTAATCTAAGTCTATAACTTCTCCATCCCCCACATCTTTGACGGGATCCTTCTCAACCTCTATCTCTTCTGGATCTTCTTTTGGTTCCTCCTCGGAATCATCTTC
Proteins encoded:
- the LOC140877444 gene encoding uncharacterized protein, which encodes MAIAAIVANTIHGLANPNSNANPPPPMGPQVHGVKYQYESLRKNRAQSFKGDPDLEVGQNWLKNIVTQLFLLEIPDEFKVDVVTPFLEEKTSKWWEAVSPAMIAAGPITWRQFRDVFLKQYYPAEFRLQNLSEFENCTQALDMSVVEYTSKFNSLGAYAPTIMSDDILKMHSFKRGLNNRIQTALAVYQPTSFVDLMGAAIRAETDIKRREEENKSKRPLFGQSSQGKKPFKKPNQASGFGHRIAECPEPLKRGTRSNVDATSNKPKEHKENNPNARVFAITQDEAEKTNDIVAGTILINQSPAYVFFDYGATHSFISRGEVKEEVTLELEEIPVVQEFPDVFPEEIPGVIPDREVKFEINLVPGAAPISKSPYRMAPA